The following is a genomic window from Chryseobacterium sp. StRB126.
GAACTTTAGATACTGGGAAACTCCTGGATTTTCAATGTATATGACATTCTCCAGTCTTTTTTTACTGTTACTAACACCTCTTTACGTAGGTTTGATTTACATGGTGAATAAATTTAATACTAAAAATCCAATTGAGTTTTCTGACCTTTTTATTGGATATCGTCAGAATTTTGTTAATATACTGATATACAGTTTTCTTTCAGGGATTATTTCTTCTGTTGCATTGACGCTTTGCTTCATTCCATTCTTTTTCATTTATCCTTTTCTTTTATTAGGATATCCAATTTTATTGTTTGAAAATTCATCAGCTATTGATGCTTTAAGCAAATCATTCAATATGGCCAAAGAGAATTACGGAACATTTTTAGGTGTAAGTTTTCTGGGGCTTTTAATCTCAATGGCAGGGGTCATTCTATGTGGAATCGGGCTTATTTTAACCGCTCCGTTCATTATGATCGTAATGTATTCTGCCTATTGTGCCTTTGTTGGAAAGCCAAGACAGATCATGTATACCAAACAATAAGATAAAATAATACTTGATGAATAAAGACAATCAAATAAGCAGTGTTGCCATAAAGCAGATTTCTTTGCTCATCATTATTTTGGTGATGGCGGGTTTGATCTGCTTTAATCTTGCATTGTTTATTCCATCAGTTTTAGGAGCTATTACCATTTATGTAGTCTGTAGAAAGTATAACTTCTATCTTCAGGAAGAAAAGAAGTGGAAATCTTCTCTTGCCGCTTTTGTATTAATGCTGGCGAGTCTTATCATTCTGATCCTGCCTATTTATTTTATCGCTGATTTAATTATTGCTAAATTAGCGAATGCGCAGGCTTATATGGACAAGTTCAATGTATTTTTAGATAAAATACATTCTTATGTCGAATCAAAAACAGGTTTTGATATTCTAAGCCAAGAAAATATGAATAAGCTGAAGAATTTTGTAGGGAAATCCTCAACTTCAGCGTTAAGTGGAACATTCAATACCCTTACGGTAGTGATGTCCATGTATTTTATTCTCTATTTTATGTTGGATAAACCAAGGCTGTTTGAGAGGTGTCTTACCAATTCGGCACCTTTAAAGCGATCAAACGTTTCCTTGTTAGGCGAAAAGCTGAGAAAGCTGATTATGGCGAATGCGATAGGGATTCCTGTAGTTGCTATTGGCCAGGGTATTGTGTCTCTTATCGGATATTTGATATTCGGAGCTCCCGGAGCAGTTCTACTTTTTGCTTTAACGGCCATAGCTTCTGTTATTCCGGTTGTGGGAACTGCTATTGTTTATGTTCCTGTTTGTATCTTTATGATTGCGGAAGGAAATACTGTGCAAGGAATTGGCCTTGCCATTTACTGTGTAGTGGTGGTGGGACTTACAGATAATCTGCTTCGTTTTACCCTTTTAAAGAAACTTGAAAATATCCATCCTCTGAATACTGTTTTT
Proteins encoded in this region:
- a CDS encoding AI-2E family transporter; this translates as MNKDNQISSVAIKQISLLIIILVMAGLICFNLALFIPSVLGAITIYVVCRKYNFYLQEEKKWKSSLAAFVLMLASLIILILPIYFIADLIIAKLANAQAYMDKFNVFLDKIHSYVESKTGFDILSQENMNKLKNFVGKSSTSALSGTFNTLTVVMSMYFILYFMLDKPRLFERCLTNSAPLKRSNVSLLGEKLRKLIMANAIGIPVVAIGQGIVSLIGYLIFGAPGAVLLFALTAIASVIPVVGTAIVYVPVCIFMIAEGNTVQGIGLAIYCVVVVGLTDNLLRFTLLKKLENIHPLNTVFGIIMGMNLFGFMGLIFGPILISLTILLIQVYSNEFTDENAPPDLELSNNADVNDKLI